Proteins encoded together in one Lysinibacter cavernae window:
- a CDS encoding DUF7507 domain-containing protein, producing MKTRFISLRRRAQHLRILAVALVATLLAGVFGLAVPAVATAAEPNIELAISAPTTVQLYAPFTYTVTASSAASPSDPIAQATASVVLPEGIAFDQVPTGAGSPVTSASWDETTRTVTFEMSGLTNPLVQFTFSVLQVDNQQKSPGDVLTAEIYGADSQQRNSVSTEVNAVVNYLPKKQASTLAGSDNRTVTYTFNVRTVDWSATTITATSWSQTLTDTLPAGSTVTGQSTALGSWKLTENGDGTTTAVWTRNAAYGPRSADLDAGNTQIWLQVYYPASEFADGTTPPQNTVSLEVTDRVGKVYQGGTASAQGPAFNDLLGGKGITVEKSIPSNGAHSAPVDSGSYLSTYLVKAGYTEGIEKARLDRMVVEDSAQQSAQNAEFFDHASLFRLTTQFSPALVALNAPVKLQYITNTNETWQDYSIPAMRTGRTTFSISVANDGSRGFIDGGPIGEVVIPTGQWMTGWRFIVDASATAGMPGGSEIRVTPAYMSSFASLSDPSLSATTIVNTAKADGVTTDGETVAGTSNPLTLTLRDRVNMITTVKAPTTITVGAATDYQVGVTNVNPAGVAYPGAVARVVLPVGVSYDPSVGVSALSASSVSGLPVPAIGDGATVTTETVTDAQGTHQVVVLTFDSVESVYAAGTAKERAVEADGYWYSIPTVTMPQALTSGGVAASVSSWLRDESPTYSGMPMAFWSGYFAPDAYFGSTIPQIATSSAPLTVTSAGGILLSKQVRTDQQPEWGITAAATSKGAVDWELFIANTLPNDMTDVVAFDRLPTPKDQRLSNFSVIGSGPITGLPAGAVAEYSTDAVNATSGTWTSNPVGATAVRVTIPTLAAGQSMTLVMPTTADDGLVFNERAANAFTLDGIYGGTPRSFLSNTAVAIGDGHPAYTLTKRTNGIAYTEAPGATVAVGSDVEWTYEITNTGDTPLRDLAVTDSYTAGDGTTGTLRPTTSATGPLLPGQSRTFTANDVASAGQYHNTAVAHAVASDFAGAPLGVQPEQQSDESWYLAGAAGLTVAKTTNGKTVPSAPGDFLVPGSAVTWEYTVSNTGTLPLTDILVSDVDSDGKTVFSKTVAHLAPGAAVTLSAPGTAITGQYHNTVTAAAAHPAGEGDLLAAASSWYFGAQSDLTVTKQVSTGPEGPWLDSTEVAKGDATYWRIVTTNTGNLPLSDVTVADEKLDKTIQIGEMNAGESNVVVLTNLVTDEDLLNEVAASATDVNGETVTGEDNALAVVSESLAPPAGGEPGSGVTPGTKPAGLAMTGSLGQGVLALVGGLGLLIGGFFVLRGYRGKLGRRVE from the coding sequence ACGCGCCATTTACCTATACCGTTACCGCATCTTCTGCGGCCTCGCCCTCGGATCCGATTGCTCAGGCAACGGCAAGCGTCGTCCTGCCGGAAGGCATCGCGTTTGATCAGGTGCCAACCGGCGCCGGCTCGCCCGTCACATCTGCTTCCTGGGATGAAACCACCCGTACCGTCACGTTCGAGATGAGCGGTCTGACCAATCCTCTTGTGCAGTTCACCTTCTCAGTACTGCAGGTTGATAACCAACAGAAGTCACCGGGAGACGTGCTGACCGCTGAGATTTACGGTGCCGATTCGCAACAGCGCAACTCGGTATCAACCGAGGTAAACGCCGTGGTGAACTACCTGCCAAAGAAGCAGGCCTCCACGCTTGCCGGCAGCGATAACCGCACCGTCACCTATACGTTCAACGTGCGAACCGTTGACTGGAGCGCTACCACAATTACGGCAACAAGCTGGTCGCAGACGCTCACCGACACCCTGCCAGCTGGATCGACGGTCACCGGCCAGTCGACGGCCCTTGGCAGTTGGAAGCTCACGGAGAATGGTGATGGCACGACCACTGCCGTGTGGACACGAAACGCAGCATACGGCCCGCGATCGGCCGATCTTGACGCCGGAAATACCCAAATCTGGTTGCAGGTGTATTACCCAGCATCCGAGTTTGCCGATGGAACCACCCCGCCACAAAATACCGTCAGCCTTGAGGTCACCGACCGCGTTGGCAAGGTATACCAGGGAGGGACAGCCTCAGCACAGGGGCCTGCCTTTAACGACCTTCTCGGTGGCAAAGGGATTACCGTTGAGAAGTCGATTCCCTCAAACGGCGCGCACTCCGCTCCGGTCGATTCGGGATCGTACCTCAGCACCTACCTCGTGAAGGCCGGGTACACCGAAGGCATAGAGAAAGCCAGACTCGACCGCATGGTTGTTGAGGATTCGGCCCAACAATCGGCACAGAACGCCGAGTTCTTTGACCACGCGTCGCTGTTCCGCCTGACCACGCAGTTCAGCCCTGCCCTTGTAGCGCTCAACGCACCGGTCAAGCTGCAATACATCACCAACACCAACGAGACCTGGCAGGACTACTCAATTCCTGCCATGCGGACCGGTAGGACGACGTTCTCGATTTCCGTCGCAAACGATGGCTCACGCGGCTTCATCGACGGTGGCCCTATTGGTGAGGTTGTCATCCCAACGGGACAGTGGATGACCGGCTGGCGCTTCATTGTGGACGCTTCGGCAACCGCGGGGATGCCTGGCGGCTCCGAGATCCGCGTGACGCCCGCCTACATGAGCTCGTTTGCCTCGCTGTCAGATCCGAGCCTTTCGGCAACAACGATTGTGAATACTGCCAAGGCAGACGGAGTGACCACCGACGGCGAGACGGTCGCCGGTACCTCCAACCCGCTGACGCTCACGCTTCGTGACCGGGTAAACATGATCACGACGGTGAAGGCTCCGACCACGATTACGGTTGGCGCGGCTACCGACTACCAAGTTGGCGTGACAAATGTGAACCCTGCCGGTGTTGCCTATCCAGGTGCCGTTGCTCGAGTGGTGCTCCCCGTTGGCGTCTCGTACGACCCTTCGGTTGGGGTATCGGCGCTTTCGGCCAGTTCGGTCAGCGGCCTTCCTGTTCCTGCCATCGGCGACGGTGCGACGGTCACAACTGAAACGGTGACCGACGCGCAGGGGACTCACCAGGTCGTTGTACTGACGTTTGACAGCGTCGAGTCGGTGTATGCCGCAGGCACGGCAAAGGAGCGTGCGGTTGAGGCCGATGGCTACTGGTACTCGATTCCGACAGTCACCATGCCGCAAGCCCTGACAAGCGGTGGCGTTGCGGCGAGTGTGAGCTCGTGGCTTCGTGATGAGTCGCCAACGTATTCCGGAATGCCGATGGCTTTCTGGTCTGGATACTTTGCTCCCGATGCGTACTTCGGCTCCACAATTCCGCAGATTGCGACGAGCAGTGCGCCGCTCACGGTGACCTCTGCCGGAGGCATCCTGCTCTCCAAACAGGTCCGTACCGATCAGCAGCCGGAATGGGGCATTACCGCGGCCGCAACGTCAAAGGGCGCGGTTGATTGGGAGCTGTTTATTGCAAACACACTGCCAAACGATATGACGGACGTGGTTGCCTTTGACCGCCTGCCAACTCCAAAAGACCAGCGTCTGAGCAACTTTTCGGTGATTGGCTCTGGCCCAATCACTGGACTCCCCGCCGGTGCGGTTGCCGAGTACTCGACGGACGCGGTCAACGCAACGTCGGGAACCTGGACGAGTAACCCGGTCGGCGCGACGGCGGTTCGGGTGACTATCCCAACCCTCGCAGCCGGGCAATCCATGACGCTCGTGATGCCAACGACTGCGGATGACGGTCTCGTGTTTAACGAGCGGGCGGCAAACGCGTTCACGCTCGACGGAATCTACGGCGGCACTCCTCGGTCGTTCCTCTCAAACACCGCGGTCGCGATCGGTGACGGGCATCCCGCCTACACCCTGACGAAACGGACCAACGGAATCGCCTACACCGAGGCTCCTGGCGCGACCGTCGCGGTTGGCTCCGATGTTGAGTGGACATACGAAATCACGAACACGGGTGACACTCCGTTGCGTGATCTTGCAGTGACGGACAGCTACACCGCTGGCGACGGAACGACGGGCACCTTGCGGCCGACCACATCGGCCACGGGTCCGTTGCTGCCAGGACAGTCACGCACCTTTACAGCAAACGATGTTGCGAGCGCTGGTCAGTACCACAACACCGCCGTTGCACATGCAGTAGCCTCTGACTTCGCTGGCGCTCCCTTGGGCGTTCAGCCGGAGCAGCAGTCAGACGAATCGTGGTATTTGGCCGGAGCGGCTGGGCTGACCGTGGCAAAGACAACCAACGGAAAAACGGTTCCCTCGGCGCCTGGAGACTTCCTTGTGCCAGGAAGCGCTGTGACTTGGGAATATACGGTCAGCAACACCGGAACCCTTCCGCTGACCGACATCCTGGTGTCGGATGTTGATAGCGATGGCAAAACCGTCTTCAGCAAGACAGTTGCTCATCTTGCGCCAGGAGCGGCCGTGACCCTTTCTGCGCCAGGAACGGCAATAACCGGGCAGTACCACAACACCGTGACGGCCGCGGCTGCACATCCTGCAGGCGAGGGCGACCTTCTTGCGGCCGCATCATCGTGGTACTTTGGGGCTCAGTCGGATCTCACGGTGACCAAGCAAGTTTCGACAGGGCCAGAGGGTCCGTGGCTCGATAGCACCGAGGTAGCAAAGGGCGATGCGACGTACTGGCGTATCGTGACCACAAACACCGGAAACCTGCCCCTGTCGGATGTGACGGTTGCCGATGAGAAGCTTGACAAAACGATTCAGATTGGTGAGATGAACGCGGGCGAAAGCAACGTCGTTGTGCTTACCAACCTTGTGACGGACGAGGACCTCCTCAACGAGGTCGCGGCATCGGCTACCGATGTCAACGGTGAGACGGTGACTGGCGAAGATAACGCGCTTGCCGTTGTGTCGGAGTCACTTGCACCACCGGCGGGTGGAGAGCCTGGTTCTGGCGTGACACCCGGAACCAAACCGGCCGGACTCGCAATGACCGGTTCGTTGGGGCAGGGAGTCCTTGCCCTCGTTGGCGGTCTTGGGCTGCTGATTGGCGGGTTCTTCGTTCTGCGCGGTTACCGAGGGAAGCTCGGGCGTCGCGTCGAGTAA